From Candidatus Nanohalococcus occultus:
CGGTTTTCTGCATTAAGTCCTGTAACTCTATAGAATCTTTCTCTTCAGACTCTTCCTCGTAATCTTCGGCCTCATAATCTATATCCTGATCTTCTCTAGCAATGGAACCCACGGTTTGAGGCTCATCGTCCTCCTCTCCGTCTTCTGAACTTTCCTCCTTATTCTCCGATTCCTCTGATCTTTCTGTCTCCGTTGGATCTGACTGTTCTGAAGAATTTCCGTCCTTCGCGGACTCATCTTCTTCTTCTAAGACCTCAGAATCTGTTTCGGAGCTGTCTTCAGTATTTTCCTCTGATTCTTTTCCAGTTTTGCCTTCAGAACTGGTGTCTTTGGAGCTGGGTTCTCCGGTTTTCTCGCTGCCTTCGGATTCACTGTCTTCAGAGTCTTTCATTTTCTCGATCTCTTTCTTGAGTTGTTCTTCACTGGTCTCGTCCGTCTCTTCAGACTGGCCGGAATCTCCTGCGTTTTCTTTTCTAGAGATTTTGTCTATTAAGCCCATACGCCCTCTACAACTCTTTTTCACTTGCTAGTATTTAATGTCTGTTAAGATATGTCCAATTCGTCTTTTAGGCTGTTGATGTACATTGTTGCCATTTTGAATCTTCCTTCCTTCAACTTGTTCTCCGCGAGGTTAAGCTCCAGCTGTTTGTCCTTGATGTTTCCACCTTCATCCTCCAGTTTTGAAAGCGCGTCTTTGACTTCATCCAGCTCCTTTGAGAGCTTGTGGTATTTTTTGAGTTCTGTGTCTGGTATTTTGTGTGGGTTGTGGTATGTTGGTCTGAAGTCGACGAACCATGGTTCTCCGTCGTTGTAATTTGAGTTCTGAATCATACCTGTTCCTACGTCTTCGCTGCTGATTCTTTTAGAAAACTGTTCTCCGTATTTTTTCTCTACTCTTTCGATGTCTTCCATGGATTTGGTTTGCATTTGTATTTCTGTCATGATGTTTCCGGATACTGCTTGTTTGAAGTCTGCTGTGACTTGTGAACACATCATTAGGCCGATTCCCCATTTTCTGAACTCTCTCGCCCCTTTTTCGAGTGCGTGGTATCCTCCTTGGCCGCCGTAGTCTTCTAGCAGTCGGTGTACTTCGTCGAATACGATGAACATTTCTAGGGTTGGACTTTCTTCCCATTCTTTTTCGAATATTTGGTCGATGATGGTTCTTACTGCTTGGTCGAATTCTTCTGTGGTTAATTGGTTTAGTGTGAATACTGTGATTTCTCCCTCGTTTTTCAACTCCTCAAAGTCAATATCGGGGTTCTCGGAATCGATCTCCTTAATCACGCCTCTGTATGGATGTGGGTCTGAACTGCTGTCCATGTCGAACCGGTCGTAGTGTTCGAGCAGGTTATCGTCTTTTAGTTCTTTGACGAATCCGGTCCATTGTGCTGTTGGGTCGAATACTACGACGGGTATGTCGTTTTCTAGTGCTTCTTCTGCTATTACGTTTGCTGTTACTGATTTACCCGACCCAGTCGAACCTGCTACGATAGCGTGAGTGGTGAGGTCTTTAGGATTGATGTATGCTGTTTTTTCTGTTTCTGCGACCTTGCCAACTTCGAATAAGTCCTCTCTTTCCGGGAGCTTGCTGTAATCTACGGGGAAAACGTATCTTGCTTCATCCTTTCGTCGCTGGTGGTACCATCTGAAAGTGTAGACTCCTCCGCCGATTATAGCAGAAACTGCGATGAGAAGTATTCCGGCCCTGATTCTTGTAGGTGTCCAGAAGGGATTTACAACTGTTAAAGTGTCTGTTGAGGTAACGGTCCGGTTGCCATTGGTGATCGATCCCTGGACATAGTACTCTCCTACTGTCAGGTTATCAGGATTCAGACTGTGTTTGTAGGATTTTATGCCGTTGAAGTTTACGGTCCGTGAGGTCTCAACCTGTCTCTGTCCATCGCTGGAGCTTCTTATCTCATAACTTATAGAAGTATTTACTCTTTCATCTTGGCTGGTTGAGACTACGGAAAGCACTGTCAGGTTCTGATCAGGTCTGATGGTCTCTGCGGTGGTCTGAATATCCAGTTTGACATCTGCGATATTCCGGTCTATGACTCGTACTCCGAGAGGTATGCTCTGTTCTTGGCTGTCGGTTCTGACTGACAATCTGCCTATGTAAAGACCTACGTCAGTGTTGTTAGACGGGTTCAGCTCCACAAGCACGTTTGTCGAACCGTCGGCTGGAACTGAAGCTGTAGGCTGGATGTCTACAACGTCCCTTATATCGCCCTGAGGTCTCAGTCTGACATCTTCGGACTCATTTCCGTTGTTCAAAATCTCTAAAGTGTATACCTGTGTTTCTCCACTGAAAACAACGTTCAAAGAAGGTATCTCCTCATTCGCAGATATGTCTGCTGTAGTCGCCCCTGTAAACAAAATCAGTGCTGCTAGTAACGCTGTCTTCTTCATTCAATATTCAACTCGTCTTTTAGGCTGTTGATGTACATTGTTGCCATTTTGAACCGTCCTTCCTTCAACTTGTTCTCCGCAAGCTGGAATTCCAGCTGCATATCTCTAATATCTTCTCCCTGCTCTTCAAGCTTCTCCAGTTCATCCCTTAACTCTTCAACCTCTCCGGAAAGCTTGTGGTATTTCTTCAGCTCTGTGTCTGGTATTTTGTGTGGGTTGTGGTATGTTGGTCTGAAGTCGACGAACCATGGTTCTCCGTCGTTGTAGTTGCTGTTTTGGATCATGCCTGTACCAACATCCTCCTGACTGATCCGCTTGGCAAACTCCTCGCCATACTTTTTCTCTACTCTTTCGATGTCTTCCATGGATTTGGTTTGCATTTGTATTTCTGTCATGATGTTTCCGGATACTGCTTGTTTGAAGTCTGCTGTGACTTGTGAACACATCATTAGGCCGATTCCCCATTTTCTGAACTCTCTCGCCCCTTTCTCCAGAGCATGATAACCGCCCTGACCTCCATACTCTTCCAGAAGCCGGTGAACTTCATCGAATACCACAAGCATCTCCAGATTAGGGCTTTCTTCCCATTCTTTTTCGAAAATCTGATCAATAATAGCTCTTACCGCCTGATCGAACTCCTCGGTGGTCAACTGATCTAACGTGAATACTGTGATTTCGCCTTCGTTTTTGAGTTCTTCGAAGTTGATGTCTGGGTTTTCCGAGTCAATCTCCTTGATCACTCCGCGGTAAGGATGGGCATCGTTCTGTACATCCAGATCAAATCTGGAGTAATGGTCTCCGAGATCGTCGTCTTTTAGTTCTTTGACGAATCCGGTCCATTGTGCTGTTGGGTCGAATACTACGACGGGTATGTCGTTTTCTAGTGCTTCTTCTGCTATTACGTTTGCTGTTACTGATTTACCCGACCCAGTCGAACCTGAGACAATTGCGTGAGTTGTAAGATCATCGGGATCGATGAAAGCTGATTTTTCAGTCTCTGCTACGTCTCCAACCCAGAAGTTGTCCTCTGATTCTGCCGGTAGCTTGTTGTAATCGACAGGTGCGACGTACCGCTCGTTTTCCTCCCGTTTCTTCCAGTATTCTTGGTAGCCTTTCCATCCGCCGACCGCTAGAACTGCTCCGAGGATAAGCAAGATAGCGATCCGTGTTCTAAGCGGAGTCCAGAAACTATCTGAGACTGTGAAGGTTCCTGCGTCCACTACTGTTGTTTTCCTTCCGTTTACAACTGCCTGAATGTAGTAACTTCCGGTTCCGACGCCGGATGTGTCAAAGGAGTTCCTGTACGAGACCGGCTGGCTTATATTCATCGACTGGTTTATCTCTGCGATTATTCTATCGGTCTCACTTTCCCGGAAGTAGTATGTCGCAGTCACGTTTATCGGAGTCTCAAGATCTATCTCGTCGATCTCCGTCGAGAACGTTACGTTATTACCTGGCTCAACGGACCTCGCCAGCGGCTCTACGTTCAGAGTCATTCCTTCTATACCCTCTCTTGCTATAAGGATTTGCTGAGGGCTTCTCGTGGTCTCATTTCCATAGGTCGCGGTTATAATGCCGTTATAGCTCTTTATTGTGGCGTTTTCTGGCACGGAAGCTGTCATTCTTGTGATAACTGATGAGTTAGGTGGTATTGTCACGCTGCTGTTTTCTATTTCAAGTATTCTTGTCAGCTCTCCGGTTACATTCAACTCAAGGTCGATTGAGGAATTCTTGTTGTTATCTATTTCTAGGAGGAACGTGCGTTCTTCCCCTCTAAACATTATTGGCTGGAAGATTCTTGGAGAAATAATGAAAGGCTCTTCTCCTATAGAATCGTCTTCATCGGTTCCGTTAAGAGTGTCATTCTCCGGTGTCAGGCCTCCTAATCCGCCGCCTCCGCTACTTGCTCCGGAGCCTCCACCGCTTGAGGATGAACCTCCGCCGCTGTTTGAATCCTCTTCTGTGTTCTCGTTTTCATTCTCGTTGTTGTCAGTGTTGTTGTTCTGGCCTGGTGAGAAGTATCTCTCAATGATGTAGCTCGAAGTTGTTGTTGTTCTGGCTGAAACAAGGTTGTCTGACGTGTTTACTTCCTCTGTGATGTTGTTCCAGTCCGTTGAACTACAACGGCTGATATTATCGTAGCCACACTTATAGAGCTGTAGTCCGTCTTCCTCGCCTTCATCGAAGTCCTCTGTAAGACTGTAGTTGAGAGTTACGACAGCCTCCTGGAAGCTCATGTTGCTGGAAATACTGATCGCAGCAAATGACTTGTTCGTCGTATTCTTGGGGTGACTGTAGTTTACAGCATCTCCAATATCCGGAGAGGAAAGCCTGATTGGATTGGTCTGGTTTTCCCCGATGCTGGAGTTTCTGAACTCAAGACTGTGTCTCTGATCACCCTCGTTGTTTGTGACCTCTGCGCCTATCTCAACGTCATATGTCCGGTTCTGAACCGACATGTTGTAACTTGAATCGTTTGACTCGGCGGTTGCCAACGTATCGTTCGACCCAGGTCTCTTGAAAGTAAACTCCGGCCTAACGTTTTCCATCTCTCCCTGGAAGCTTACTATCGGGAAGACTGATAGAGGCATACGTATCGTCCGCGTATAGTTGTTTACATCTTCAATCGTCACGTTCACATCGTAATCGCCTTCATAGACGGTCTGGGTGGCGTTCGCAGCATAGAAACCGTCATCGTATTTGAACGAGAGGTTTTCCAGTTTCGTGTTGTTCTCCAGATAGATTAGCGCTCCTGTGACGTTAGCTATCTTTACGTTATCCTCTGCCTTAATCTTCAGGGCGGCTTTACTGTTCTGCTCTACGTTCTCACTTTCCCTGGAGACTACCTTCGGCGGCGTGACATCCCTGTACTTTACCGCACGTGAATCTCTGATCTCGTAGTTAGAGGTCGTAGCTTCCAGCTCCAATGTATTGTTGATAGGGTTGCCTGTGATCTCTGGAGCTGTACATGAAATACTCCATAGCCCTGTCTGGTTGCTGTAAGTTGCGTTGGAGCTTCCACACGCGGTATCGCCGGCTGTAACTCTCCAGGAAGAGGTGTTGACCGGTTGACTATCCAAAGTAAGGTTAGCTGTCAGGTTCAGCTTGTCGCCTGCGGTAACATTTTCTCTACCTTCTTCCGCGCTAACTGACAGTATCTCCATCTGTACCGGTCTGACATCCAAGGTGATATTCACATCAATCGTCTCATTCGTTGCCGGACGGAACACTGTCAAAGTGGAGTTATAGCTTCCGGTACTAGAAGTGTTAAACCCGATTTCAACGTCTCTCTGTCCATCAGCTGGAAGGTTTATCTGGTCTTTCACCTTGAGGAGCTGTGCGTTCTCAGTCTCACTCAGGTTAATCTCTAGGTTCTGATCATTGAAGCTATTGGAGACTGTTATGTTCCCAAGTACGCCGTAAGTTTCGGCAGCCACTGTCTCATTGAATCTCTTCGGATTTACATCGAAGGACGTGGCGTTTATGCCTTCGCTCGGTGCGTTTTCATCTTCTTCATTGTTGCTTGTTCCCTCGCCTCCGGTTTCAGGGGTTGAACCTCCTCCGCCGGATTTAAGCTCGATTTTCTTGAACGCTACGCGCTGGCTTGTGTTGTAATAAGTCGTGTTCTCAATCTCCAGCTTAAAGTAGTGGTCTCCGGTCTCCTCAGGCAGCCACTGAAGTGGTTTTTCGCCGTCGGCCTCCGTCGTAGCTGTCTTAAGCCGGTTGAACTCATCGAGTCCGACCTCTGTTGACAGGTTATCTTCTAACGTGTTCTCGAAGTCAAGCTGGATTGATTCGACGTTGCGGTTACATGAGGTCAGGTAACCGGATAGATTGATCTGCTTAAGTCTCCACTGTTCGGTGGCTGAAATACGTTCTGTGTAGCTACAGCCGGAGCTGTCGTTTATCCGAAGCGTTGCGTTCAAAGGACTGTTCATCCAAAAGCTAAGTGCTTCATAGTCGCTGAAATCCGAGCCACCGAAAGCCTCGTAATGCCGGATAACTGAGAAGCTCTGGTTCATACTCATTTCTGATATGTTCGCGGTTAGGCCTTCCGAGCCGAAGACGCCGTCATCTTTGAGACCTTCAACGCTGTCGCTGTAACCTGGCTCTTCGCCTACGTAAGTGCTGTTGAAGTTACAGGAGCCGTCGTTGGCGCACGCAAGGTAATCATTTCTAATCTCGGCCTTCTCGAAGTCACCGTCATCGTACTCGAAGGCGTTCTCTCCAAGCATCTCAGCTACCATAAGCTCCTTCCGGTCTCCAAGATCTGTGTCTTTGAAAACCATGCTCTCTATGACTGCTGATCCGTTTGTCTCAAGTCGGACTTCTGTAATGTTTACGTCTGCGAATGAAATGTTCCGGGTTCCATTTTCCTTCAGCTCCGCTAGCTGTCTCCAGCCCGAAGCGTTCACACTAACGTTTAGATTACCTGTCAGGTTATTGACTTCCAGAGAAAGCTCTTCTCTGTCGTCGATATCAACTGTTCTGT
This genomic window contains:
- a CDS encoding helicase HerA domain-containing protein, which codes for MKKTALLAALILFTGATTADISANEEIPSLNVVFSGETQVYTLEILNNGNESEDVRLRPQGDIRDVVDIQPTASVPADGSTNVLVELNPSNNTDVGLYIGRLSVRTDSQEQSIPLGVRVIDRNIADVKLDIQTTAETIRPDQNLTVLSVVSTSQDERVNTSISYEIRSSSDGQRQVETSRTVNFNGIKSYKHSLNPDNLTVGEYYVQGSITNGNRTVTSTDTLTVVNPFWTPTRIRAGILLIAVSAIIGGGVYTFRWYHQRRKDEARYVFPVDYSKLPEREDLFEVGKVAETEKTAYINPKDLTTHAIVAGSTGSGKSVTANVIAEEALENDIPVVVFDPTAQWTGFVKELKDDNLLEHYDRFDMDSSSDPHPYRGVIKEIDSENPDIDFEELKNEGEITVFTLNQLTTEEFDQAVRTIIDQIFEKEWEESPTLEMFIVFDEVHRLLEDYGGQGGYHALEKGAREFRKWGIGLMMCSQVTADFKQAVSGNIMTEIQMQTKSMEDIERVEKKYGEQFSKRISSEDVGTGMIQNSNYNDGEPWFVDFRPTYHNPHKIPDTELKKYHKLSKELDEVKDALSKLEDEGGNIKDKQLELNLAENKLKEGRFKMATMYINSLKDELDIS